Proteins from one Thermobifida alba genomic window:
- a CDS encoding activator-dependent family glycosyltransferase, with the protein MRVLFTAFAASTHLYQQITLAWAFQCAGHEVRIATQPDMAEAVNRAGLTVIPVGAPLHMENMKDDSTVEDSGLGAEERPENLREASAESLSGLFSVVTPFALRSVCDDQTVDDTVSFARWWRPDLVLWDPMTFSGPIAARACGAVSGRLLFFGLDILGAQRAAHLDRLAQRPPELRDDPLTDWLTAHLDRIGALFREDVVVGDFTIDPVPAWLHHPDIPVPSRRVPMRPVPYNGRSLLPEWLHALPERPRLCLTLGLGHREILGGDTATPVQDLLTAAGELDIEVVATLDAEQTARLGPLPGNVRLVDFVPLNALLPTCSGVVHHGGAGSMAASVLCGVPQMLFPCLIWDTRHKAERLEELGAGIHMPADRSPSVDELAGWLARLVADPAMASAARRLRTETLRMPPPDAVVSEIVQLIRGLDGDHSPHR; encoded by the coding sequence ATGCGAGTCCTGTTCACGGCCTTCGCCGCGAGTACACACCTCTACCAGCAGATCACGCTGGCCTGGGCGTTCCAGTGCGCGGGGCACGAAGTCCGCATCGCCACACAGCCGGACATGGCCGAGGCGGTCAACCGGGCCGGACTGACCGTCATCCCCGTCGGCGCCCCCCTGCACATGGAGAACATGAAGGACGACTCCACGGTGGAGGACTCCGGGCTGGGAGCCGAGGAGCGTCCCGAGAACCTGCGTGAGGCCTCTGCGGAGAGCCTGAGCGGGCTCTTCTCCGTTGTCACTCCGTTCGCGCTGCGCAGCGTCTGCGACGACCAGACCGTGGACGACACCGTTTCCTTTGCCCGCTGGTGGCGTCCCGACCTGGTGTTGTGGGATCCGATGACCTTCTCCGGACCGATCGCCGCGCGGGCGTGCGGGGCGGTGAGCGGACGGCTACTGTTCTTCGGTCTCGACATCCTCGGCGCACAGCGCGCGGCCCACCTCGACCGACTCGCGCAGCGCCCCCCGGAGTTGCGTGACGATCCCCTCACCGACTGGCTCACCGCCCACCTCGACAGGATCGGAGCCCTCTTCCGGGAGGACGTGGTGGTCGGTGACTTCACCATCGACCCCGTTCCAGCCTGGCTGCACCACCCCGACATCCCGGTTCCGTCCCGCCGAGTCCCGATGCGCCCGGTACCCTACAACGGCCGCTCGCTACTGCCGGAGTGGCTGCACGCACTTCCCGAGCGCCCGCGGCTGTGCCTGACCCTGGGCCTGGGGCACCGTGAGATCCTGGGTGGGGACACGGCGACACCGGTGCAGGATCTCCTCACGGCCGCGGGAGAACTGGACATCGAGGTGGTCGCCACCCTCGACGCCGAACAGACGGCCCGGCTCGGCCCCCTCCCCGGCAACGTCCGCCTCGTTGACTTCGTGCCGTTGAACGCGCTCCTTCCCACCTGCTCCGGGGTCGTCCACCACGGCGGAGCGGGCTCCATGGCCGCTTCGGTGCTGTGCGGAGTGCCGCAGATGTTGTTCCCCTGCCTCATCTGGGACACCCGGCACAAGGCGGAGCGCCTGGAGGAACTCGGCGCCGGCATCCACATGCCGGCCGACCGCTCCCCCAGCGTCGACGAACTCGCGGGGTGGCTCGCCCGCCTGGTGGCGGATCCCGCGATGGCCAGTGCCGCGCGACGACTGCGGACCGAAACCCTGCGTATGCCGCCCCCCGATGCCGTCGTGTCCGAAATCGTCCAACTTATCCGAGGGCTGGACGGGGACCACAGCCCACACCGGTGA
- a CDS encoding NAD(P)/FAD-dependent oxidoreductase, which yields MADRSDIVVVGGGVLGTMLALHLAEAGAGTVRLIERDGLFEGTSAAGAGFIAVWAALAGTASSEEAAVQRYGLDFYRRLHEEEDGQFGYRRSGLLTVTYRSGDAAERTDGTVQASSDPAEPGDRPVDPAEAERLTGGTVRADHVVSGHWHPSGAQVHVPSLAPVLARRLLALGVAVDTRRPVTGIVVRGDRVVGVATPTGTVECGIVVLATGAWSNRLLRPLGLFLPSAPQLTSRFTTGPLGIPANLPALILESDSPGEGTMLWVREHEGGLVWGGPYPGYPRDLLVDSDVPDRFDELPLDGVEDLKQASARVSACLPALSRPTSIRLKHGAPCYTPDMRALVGPVPGAAGLYALTGDNELGVTHAPGFARVMVDLLTGGHGGPASPEAWAPERFAAGPTREADVIAGTEALYDELTDTGPAPA from the coding sequence GTGGCTGACCGTTCCGACATCGTGGTCGTCGGCGGTGGTGTGCTCGGCACCATGCTGGCCCTGCACCTGGCCGAGGCCGGCGCGGGGACCGTGCGACTGATCGAACGCGACGGCCTGTTCGAGGGCACCAGCGCGGCAGGGGCGGGGTTCATCGCCGTGTGGGCGGCGTTGGCGGGAACAGCCTCCTCCGAGGAGGCGGCGGTCCAGCGCTACGGCCTGGACTTCTACCGCCGCCTGCATGAGGAGGAAGACGGCCAGTTCGGCTATCGGCGCAGTGGACTGCTGACCGTCACCTACCGCTCCGGCGATGCCGCGGAACGGACCGACGGCACCGTGCAGGCAAGCAGCGATCCGGCCGAGCCCGGGGACCGCCCAGTCGACCCCGCGGAGGCGGAACGGCTCACCGGCGGCACTGTCCGTGCCGACCACGTGGTCAGCGGCCACTGGCACCCGTCCGGAGCCCAGGTCCACGTACCGTCACTGGCCCCGGTCCTCGCGCGGCGCCTCCTCGCCCTAGGTGTCGCTGTCGACACGCGCAGACCGGTCACCGGGATCGTCGTCCGCGGGGACCGCGTCGTCGGCGTTGCCACCCCGACCGGCACCGTGGAGTGCGGAATCGTCGTCCTGGCAACGGGGGCCTGGAGCAACCGCCTGCTGCGCCCCCTCGGCCTCTTCCTGCCCTCGGCCCCCCAGCTCACCTCGCGTTTCACCACCGGCCCCCTCGGTATCCCGGCGAACCTTCCCGCGCTGATCCTGGAGTCCGACTCCCCGGGGGAGGGGACGATGCTCTGGGTACGCGAGCACGAGGGTGGCCTGGTGTGGGGAGGTCCCTATCCGGGCTATCCACGTGACCTGCTCGTGGACTCCGACGTCCCTGACCGATTCGACGAACTCCCCCTGGACGGGGTCGAGGACCTGAAACAGGCCAGCGCCCGCGTCTCCGCGTGCCTTCCCGCGCTGAGCCGTCCGACGAGCATCCGGCTCAAACACGGAGCGCCCTGCTATACGCCGGACATGCGCGCGCTGGTCGGCCCGGTCCCGGGAGCCGCCGGGCTCTACGCGCTCACCGGTGACAACGAACTCGGGGTCACCCACGCCCCGGGCTTCGCGAGGGTCATGGTCGACCTGCTCACGGGCGGCCACGGCGGACCGGCCTCCCCCGAAGCCTGGGCTCCGGAGCGATTCGCCGCAGGGCCGACCCGCGAGGCCGACGTGATCGCCGGCACCGAGGCACTCTACGACGAACTCACCGACACCGGCCCGGCACCGGCGTGA
- a CDS encoding aldehyde dehydrogenase family protein, with protein MGSDTSTDADGPVARVPALAVERVKEICAAAFEWAGQRRTAHQFVDAVEYGQVAVTTATGRRDVHHPFGGSAIRARPSRKGRAEAPRLSTRVRTAAIDYGA; from the coding sequence GTGGGGTCGGACACGTCCACCGACGCGGACGGGCCCGTCGCACGGGTTCCCGCCCTGGCTGTCGAGCGGGTCAAGGAGATCTGCGCCGCGGCCTTCGAGTGGGCCGGGCAGCGCCGCACCGCCCACCAGTTCGTCGACGCGGTCGAGTACGGCCAGGTCGCCGTCACCACCGCCACGGGCCGCCGGGACGTGCACCATCCCTTCGGCGGCTCCGCGATTCGGGCTCGCCCTTCAAGGAAGGGGAGGGCGGAGGCGCCGCGCCTCTCCACCCGCGTCAGGACCGCCGCGATCGACTACGGTGCATGA
- a CDS encoding metal ABC transporter permease gives MTLVDWLVIPFTFEFMQRALLVSVLAGAVCAVLSCWVTLIGWSLMGDAVSHAVLPGVVLSYLLGLPFAVGALVFGVGSVALIGAVNRTSRVKEDAAIGIVFTAMFALGIVVISRISSDTDLRHILFGDPLGVSDTEIVQIVVMTVVALTVVAFKHRDLTLYAFDPTHAHAIGLRPRRLETLLLGLLAVTVVIALQVLGIIMVVAMLIIPGATAYLLTDRFERMVLIAVAVSVTASVVGVYASFLLDVAPGGMIVLVQALAFTAAYLLAPRHGLLARRAAPRRAAGRGVGATD, from the coding sequence ATGACGCTCGTCGACTGGCTCGTCATCCCCTTCACCTTCGAGTTCATGCAGCGGGCGCTGCTGGTCAGCGTGCTGGCCGGCGCGGTGTGCGCGGTGCTGTCGTGCTGGGTGACACTGATCGGCTGGTCGCTGATGGGCGACGCCGTCTCCCACGCGGTGCTGCCCGGCGTGGTCCTGTCCTACCTGTTGGGACTGCCCTTCGCGGTGGGGGCGCTGGTGTTCGGCGTGGGGTCGGTGGCGCTGATCGGCGCGGTCAACCGCACCTCCCGGGTCAAGGAGGACGCCGCGATCGGCATCGTGTTCACCGCGATGTTCGCGCTGGGCATCGTGGTGATCTCCCGGATCTCCAGCGACACCGACCTGCGGCACATCCTGTTCGGCGACCCGCTGGGCGTCAGCGACACCGAGATCGTGCAGATCGTGGTGATGACCGTGGTGGCGCTGACGGTGGTGGCGTTCAAGCACCGCGACCTGACCCTGTACGCCTTCGACCCCACCCACGCGCACGCCATCGGGCTGCGCCCGCGCCGCCTGGAGACGCTGCTGCTGGGCCTGCTGGCGGTGACGGTGGTCATCGCGTTGCAGGTGCTCGGCATCATCATGGTGGTCGCGATGCTGATCATCCCCGGCGCCACCGCCTACCTGCTCACCGACCGCTTCGAGCGGATGGTCCTCATCGCGGTGGCGGTGTCGGTGACCGCCTCGGTCGTGGGCGTCTACGCCAGCTTCCTGCTGGACGTGGCCCCCGGCGGCATGATCGTCCTGGTCCAGGCGCTGGCCTTCACCGCCGCCTACCTGCTGGCCCCCCGCCACGGCCTGCTCGCCCGGCGGGCGGCCCCGCGGCGGGCCGCCGGGCGGGGTGTCGGCGCCACGGACTGA
- the lhgO gene encoding L-2-hydroxyglutarate oxidase yields the protein MADEVVGVVGAGIVGLAVGREITRRRPGTRVVVLEKENRVAAHQTGHNSGVVHAGLYYRPGSLKARLCTRGREMLREYCTDRGLPYEECGKLVVALTPEDVERLDNLYARADRNAVPGLRRVGPAEIRGIEPHAAGLAALHSPHTAITDYPRICESFAADIAAAGGEIRFDAPVTRIAEAGDSVEVVAGGQRVRVDRLVVCAGLHTDRVARLAGDGAAPRIVPFRGEYMLVRPEKAHLVRGLVYPVPDPRYPFLGVHFTRRVSGDVEVGPNAVLAFAREGYRFFDVNLADLVGTASWPGSWAMAFRHWATGVKEVYGSLSKRAYMRAAQRYVPEIGPGDVVRGGSGVRAQALDRDGSLVDDFRVHRLGRVTAVRNAPSPAATSCLAIAEYVVDVVHGGKSR from the coding sequence ATGGCTGACGAGGTGGTGGGCGTGGTCGGTGCCGGCATCGTCGGGCTCGCGGTCGGCCGGGAGATCACCCGCAGGCGGCCGGGGACGCGCGTGGTGGTGCTGGAGAAGGAGAACCGCGTGGCCGCGCACCAGACCGGCCACAACTCCGGGGTCGTGCACGCGGGCCTCTACTACCGGCCCGGCAGCCTCAAAGCCCGGTTGTGCACGCGCGGCCGGGAGATGCTGCGCGAGTACTGCACCGACCGCGGCCTGCCCTACGAGGAGTGCGGCAAACTCGTCGTCGCCCTCACCCCCGAGGACGTCGAACGGCTCGACAACCTCTACGCCAGGGCCGACCGCAACGCCGTGCCGGGGCTGCGCCGCGTCGGCCCCGCCGAGATCCGCGGCATCGAACCGCACGCCGCGGGCCTGGCCGCCCTGCACTCGCCGCACACGGCCATCACCGACTACCCGCGCATCTGCGAGTCCTTCGCCGCCGACATCGCCGCGGCGGGCGGGGAGATCCGGTTCGACGCGCCGGTCACCCGGATCGCGGAGGCCGGCGACTCGGTCGAGGTCGTCGCCGGCGGACAGCGGGTGCGGGTGGACCGCCTCGTCGTCTGCGCCGGGCTGCACACCGACCGGGTCGCCCGCCTTGCCGGGGACGGGGCCGCTCCCCGGATCGTCCCGTTCCGGGGCGAGTACATGCTGGTCCGCCCGGAGAAGGCGCACCTGGTGCGGGGACTCGTCTACCCGGTGCCCGACCCCCGGTACCCGTTCCTCGGCGTGCACTTCACCCGCCGCGTCTCCGGAGACGTGGAGGTCGGCCCCAACGCCGTGCTCGCGTTCGCCCGCGAGGGCTACCGGTTCTTCGACGTCAACCTGGCCGACCTGGTCGGCACCGCCTCCTGGCCGGGCTCCTGGGCCATGGCGTTCCGGCACTGGGCCACCGGGGTCAAGGAGGTGTACGGGTCGCTGTCCAAACGCGCCTACATGAGGGCCGCGCAGCGGTACGTGCCCGAGATCGGCCCCGGCGACGTCGTGCGCGGCGGGTCGGGCGTGCGCGCCCAGGCGCTCGACCGCGACGGCAGCCTCGTCGACGACTTCCGCGTCCACCGGCTGGGCCGCGTCACCGCGGTCCGCAACGCGCCCTCGCCCGCGGCGACGTCGTGCCTGGCCATCGCCGAGTACGTGGTCGACGTCGTCCACGGCGGGAAGAGCCGGTAG
- a CDS encoding siderophore-interacting protein produces the protein MTERPARRNPRVTCARVQRVERLTPHMVRVVLGGPGLADFTAGQYTDHYVKLLFPPENAPYRVPFDLQKVREELPRELWPAMRTYTVRRWDAERRELTLDVVHHGPEGIAGPWAARVQVGEQVCFAGPGGGYAPDPDADWHLLVGDESALPAVAASLERLPYGALAHVFLEVSGPEEEQKLETAADASVTWLHRGGARVGEALVRAVGGLEFPPGRVHAFVHGEAGFVKELRALLRKERGVPREDLSISGYWRLGLNEDGWQSTKREWNRRVEQEQEGA, from the coding sequence ATGACCGAACGTCCCGCACGTAGGAATCCGCGGGTCACGTGCGCGCGGGTGCAGCGAGTCGAACGGCTCACCCCCCACATGGTCCGCGTGGTGCTGGGCGGCCCCGGACTGGCCGACTTCACCGCGGGCCAGTACACCGACCACTACGTCAAACTGCTGTTCCCGCCCGAGAACGCCCCCTACCGGGTCCCCTTCGACCTGCAGAAGGTCCGTGAGGAACTGCCGCGCGAACTGTGGCCCGCCATGCGCACCTACACCGTGCGCCGCTGGGACGCCGAGCGGCGGGAGCTGACCCTGGACGTCGTCCACCACGGCCCCGAGGGGATCGCCGGGCCGTGGGCCGCCCGGGTCCAGGTCGGTGAGCAGGTGTGCTTCGCCGGTCCCGGCGGCGGCTACGCGCCCGACCCGGACGCGGACTGGCACCTGCTGGTCGGTGACGAGAGCGCGCTGCCCGCCGTCGCGGCCTCCCTGGAGCGGCTGCCCTACGGCGCGCTCGCCCACGTGTTCCTGGAGGTCAGCGGTCCGGAGGAGGAGCAGAAGCTGGAGACCGCCGCCGACGCGTCCGTCACCTGGCTGCACCGGGGCGGCGCCCGGGTCGGCGAGGCCCTGGTGCGCGCGGTCGGCGGCCTGGAGTTCCCGCCGGGCCGGGTGCACGCGTTCGTGCACGGCGAGGCGGGCTTCGTCAAGGAACTGCGGGCCCTGCTGCGCAAGGAGCGCGGCGTGCCCCGCGAGGACCTGTCCATCTCCGGCTACTGGCGGCTGGGCCTGAACGAGGACGGCTGGCAGTCCACCAAGCGCGAGTGGAACCGCCGGGTCGAACAGGAGCAGGAGGGCGCCTGA
- a CDS encoding metal ABC transporter ATP-binding protein yields MTAPAIQVHGVTVRYGDVLALDDVTLEVGHGVVCGLLGANGSGKSTLFKTIAELVIPQRGSVRIHGLPPERARRRGLLGYVPQSEQVDWAFPVRVVDVVMMGRYGHMGPTRRPRRADHEAVAEALERTGLSDLAHRQIGALSGGQRKRAFVARGIAQGASVFLLDEPFAGVDKPSERTIIQVLREMRAAGATLLVSTHDLAGVGELCDEAVLLHRRVVAHGPPEEVLAPEMLLRAFGLEETA; encoded by the coding sequence GTGACCGCCCCCGCGATCCAGGTGCACGGCGTCACCGTGCGCTACGGCGACGTCCTGGCGCTCGACGACGTCACCCTGGAGGTCGGCCACGGCGTGGTGTGCGGCCTGCTGGGCGCCAACGGCTCGGGCAAGTCCACCCTGTTCAAGACTATCGCCGAGCTGGTCATCCCGCAGAGGGGGAGCGTGCGCATCCACGGGCTGCCCCCGGAGCGGGCCCGCAGACGCGGGCTGCTGGGCTACGTCCCCCAGTCCGAACAGGTGGACTGGGCCTTCCCGGTGCGGGTGGTCGACGTGGTGATGATGGGACGCTACGGCCACATGGGCCCCACCCGCCGCCCCCGCAGAGCCGACCACGAGGCGGTGGCCGAGGCCCTGGAACGCACGGGGCTGAGCGACCTGGCCCACCGGCAGATCGGCGCGCTCTCCGGCGGCCAGCGCAAACGCGCGTTCGTGGCCCGCGGCATCGCCCAGGGGGCCAGCGTGTTCCTGCTGGACGAGCCGTTCGCGGGGGTGGACAAGCCCTCCGAGCGCACCATCATCCAGGTGCTGCGCGAGATGCGCGCCGCCGGAGCCACCCTGCTGGTGTCCACCCACGACCTGGCCGGAGTGGGCGAGCTGTGCGACGAGGCGGTGCTGCTGCACCGGCGCGTCGTGGCGCACGGCCCTCCCGAGGAGGTCCTCGCCCCCGAGATGCTGCTGCGCGCGTTCGGCCTGGAGGAGACCGCATGA
- a CDS encoding SgcJ/EcaC family oxidoreductase: MTQRNDAAHVDEDARQTETEAIRQVVATVEHSQQNELPDEFVGLFRHDAIWTTAHGRRLTGRDEIAEFTRRVLPGAMGDLTATYEVEHVLFIRPDVAAVKVRQRYLAPDGQQAGKEGSPLYVMAKEDGRWRLVAGQNTQVVDS; this comes from the coding sequence ATGACGCAACGCAATGACGCAGCGCATGTCGACGAAGACGCACGCCAGACCGAGACCGAGGCGATCAGGCAGGTGGTCGCCACGGTCGAGCACTCCCAGCAGAACGAGCTCCCCGACGAGTTCGTCGGCCTGTTCCGGCACGACGCGATCTGGACGACGGCCCACGGCAGGCGCCTGACCGGCCGCGACGAGATCGCGGAGTTCACCCGGCGGGTGCTGCCCGGCGCGATGGGGGACCTGACGGCCACCTACGAGGTGGAGCACGTACTGTTCATCCGGCCCGACGTCGCGGCGGTCAAGGTGCGCCAGCGGTACCTGGCCCCCGACGGTCAGCAGGCTGGCAAGGAGGGCAGCCCGCTGTACGTCATGGCGAAGGAGGACGGCCGGTGGCGCCTGGTCGCCGGCCAGAACACGCAGGTGGTCGACTCCTGA
- a CDS encoding alpha-L-fucosidase — MPTDPQTLPTPDWFDRAKLGIFVHWTASAIPGYAPLPQSSVLDRDASASYDPEAFEFDPQADVHGHAWRTMPEAGFYHHMMNVPGSATARYHTEHYGNLSFAAFVERFRTRSVPSLRPDHWAELFVRCGARYVVLCTKTEDGFLLWPSGHPNPHCRGWQSDRDVVGELADAVRRRGMRFGAYYSGGWDFTFGHGTSLADMMPGDPAYRGYVEAHWRELVTRYRPSVLWNDYGQSPEGLDVAHLFRWYREHVPDGVVNDRFDFTQATGDLHADFRTPEYTTTGTPERKWEACRGLGYGFGYNRQESESDLISATELIHVFADIVARGGNLLLGVGPTGTGEIPWTQQRRLLELGEWVRTNADAIYDTRPWTRTGGVNDEGLHIRYTTDGDAVYAIVLGTPRGDSVELDVALTARAQASLLGTSGPLPWSGSPNGIRIRLPDRLAERPAAVFRLEPAEAVSDRTPRGRG, encoded by the coding sequence GTGCCCACCGACCCGCAGACACTGCCGACCCCGGACTGGTTCGACCGGGCCAAGCTCGGCATCTTCGTGCACTGGACGGCCTCAGCCATCCCGGGCTACGCTCCGCTGCCCCAGTCGTCCGTGCTGGACCGCGACGCATCCGCGTCCTACGACCCCGAGGCCTTCGAGTTCGACCCCCAGGCGGACGTCCACGGACACGCCTGGCGGACCATGCCCGAGGCGGGGTTCTACCACCACATGATGAACGTTCCCGGCAGCGCGACCGCGCGCTACCACACCGAACACTATGGAAACCTCTCTTTCGCGGCTTTCGTGGAACGGTTCCGCACCCGGTCGGTCCCGTCCCTGCGTCCTGACCACTGGGCTGAACTGTTCGTCCGCTGCGGAGCCCGGTACGTGGTGCTGTGCACCAAGACGGAGGACGGTTTCCTGCTGTGGCCCAGCGGACACCCCAACCCCCACTGCCGGGGGTGGCAGTCCGACCGGGACGTGGTGGGCGAACTTGCCGACGCGGTACGTCGCAGGGGCATGCGTTTCGGCGCCTACTACAGCGGGGGCTGGGACTTCACGTTCGGACACGGAACGTCCCTGGCGGACATGATGCCCGGCGATCCCGCCTATCGCGGCTATGTCGAGGCTCACTGGCGGGAACTCGTCACACGCTACCGCCCCTCGGTCCTGTGGAACGACTACGGACAGTCCCCCGAGGGCCTCGACGTCGCGCACCTGTTCCGCTGGTACCGGGAACACGTCCCCGACGGCGTCGTCAACGACCGCTTCGACTTCACACAGGCCACCGGAGACCTGCACGCCGACTTCCGGACCCCCGAATACACGACCACCGGCACCCCCGAACGCAAGTGGGAGGCATGCCGCGGGCTGGGCTATGGGTTCGGCTACAACCGTCAGGAGAGCGAGAGCGACCTCATCAGCGCGACCGAACTGATCCACGTCTTCGCGGACATCGTTGCCCGCGGCGGCAACCTCCTGCTCGGAGTCGGTCCCACCGGTACCGGGGAGATCCCCTGGACACAGCAGCGGCGCCTACTCGAACTGGGCGAATGGGTGCGGACCAACGCCGACGCGATCTACGACACTCGGCCATGGACACGCACCGGCGGCGTCAACGACGAGGGACTCCACATCCGTTACACCACGGACGGCGATGCCGTGTACGCGATCGTGCTGGGCACCCCCCGCGGCGACTCGGTGGAACTCGACGTGGCCCTGACAGCCCGCGCTCAAGCGTCACTGCTGGGCACCAGCGGCCCACTCCCATGGAGCGGGTCGCCCAACGGGATCCGTATCCGACTGCCCGACCGGCTCGCCGAGCGGCCCGCCGCCGTGTTCCGACTGGAGCCGGCCGAGGCGGTCAGCGACCGCACACCGCGGGGACGGGGATGA
- the rfbB gene encoding dTDP-glucose 4,6-dehydratase, producing the protein MTGAAGFIGATYVRMLLDDMRAGGPQVDITVLDKLTYAADPSGLDLTHTRLRFVHGDICDADLVDELVAEADQVVHFAAESHVDRSILGADDFVTTNVLGSQRLLDAALRHGTEPFVHVSTDEVYGPVLQGSRDEESVLAPTSPYAASKASSDLVALSYHRTHGLDVRITRASNNYGPRQFPEKVIPLFVTLLLDGLSVPLYGDGRNSRDWLHVEDHCRGVDLVRTRGRPGEIYNLGGGTELTNLELTGRLLRLCGADRSAVRYTADRKGHDLRYAIDCSKAERELGYRPQRDLEEGLFETVEWYRDNRDWWEPLRARVPVTAPTATGGRSPR; encoded by the coding sequence GTGACCGGCGCAGCCGGCTTCATCGGTGCCACCTACGTCCGGATGCTGCTGGACGACATGCGGGCGGGCGGCCCGCAGGTCGACATCACCGTCCTGGACAAGCTGACCTACGCCGCCGACCCCAGCGGACTCGACCTGACCCACACCCGGCTGCGGTTCGTCCACGGCGACATATGTGACGCCGACCTCGTGGACGAGTTGGTGGCCGAGGCGGACCAGGTGGTGCACTTCGCGGCGGAGTCGCACGTCGACCGGTCGATCCTGGGCGCCGACGACTTCGTGACCACCAATGTGCTGGGCTCCCAGCGGCTGCTCGACGCCGCCCTGCGCCACGGGACCGAGCCGTTCGTCCACGTCTCCACCGACGAGGTCTACGGTCCGGTCCTCCAAGGAAGCCGCGACGAGGAGTCCGTGCTCGCCCCCACCTCCCCCTACGCCGCCTCGAAGGCGTCCTCCGATTTGGTCGCGTTGTCCTACCACCGCACCCACGGGCTCGACGTGCGGATCACCCGCGCGTCGAACAACTACGGTCCACGCCAGTTCCCGGAGAAGGTCATCCCGCTTTTCGTGACGCTCCTCCTCGACGGCCTCAGCGTCCCGCTGTACGGGGACGGCCGCAACTCCCGTGACTGGCTGCACGTGGAGGACCACTGCCGGGGAGTCGACCTCGTGCGCACCCGCGGCCGCCCCGGGGAGATCTACAACCTGGGCGGCGGCACCGAACTGACCAACCTCGAACTCACCGGACGCCTGCTGCGCCTCTGCGGCGCGGACCGGAGTGCGGTGCGGTACACCGCTGACCGCAAGGGCCACGACCTGCGCTACGCCATCGACTGCAGCAAAGCCGAGCGGGAACTCGGCTACCGGCCGCAGCGGGACCTGGAGGAGGGGCTTTTTGAGACCGTCGAGTGGTACCGCGACAACCGTGACTGGTGGGAGCCGCTGCGGGCACGCGTCCCGGTGACCGCACCCACGGCGACAGGCGGGCGGAGCCCCCGGTGA
- the rfbD gene encoding dTDP-4-dehydrorhamnose reductase: MTGAGGLLGRHLTKRLNTDSAFGDEVVALRRAELDITDPNAVAAAFEHHRPDIVVNCAAYTRVEQAEAEETEALRINGEGPRILAAACARSRARLLHVSTDYVFSGRARTPYPEGHPPDPQTAYGRSKLAGERAVASLLPVTGTVVRTAWLYGTRGRGFVKAMVDRALHHDEAVAVDDQWGQPTWADDAAGLLVVLGRSGRAHGIFHATDSGAATRLELAREIFRTLGADPGLVRRAAPGAFVGPAPRADYTVLGHDRWSEIGAPPPRPWKQALHQALSEMFPERVASAKR; this comes from the coding sequence GTGACAGGAGCGGGAGGGCTCCTGGGCAGGCACCTCACAAAGCGGTTGAACACTGATTCCGCGTTCGGGGACGAGGTCGTCGCCCTGCGGCGCGCCGAACTCGACATCACCGACCCGAACGCGGTAGCCGCCGCCTTCGAACACCACCGCCCCGACATCGTGGTCAACTGCGCCGCTTACACGCGGGTGGAGCAGGCCGAGGCCGAGGAGACCGAAGCGCTCCGGATCAACGGTGAAGGGCCACGGATCCTTGCCGCGGCCTGCGCCCGAAGCCGCGCCCGACTGCTTCATGTCTCGACCGACTACGTCTTCTCCGGGCGCGCCCGTACGCCGTATCCGGAAGGTCACCCGCCCGATCCCCAGACCGCCTACGGACGCAGCAAGCTCGCCGGGGAGCGAGCGGTCGCCTCCCTGCTTCCCGTGACCGGCACGGTGGTACGCACGGCCTGGCTGTACGGGACCCGGGGAAGGGGGTTCGTGAAAGCCATGGTCGACCGTGCGCTACACCATGACGAGGCCGTGGCAGTCGACGACCAGTGGGGCCAGCCGACGTGGGCCGACGACGCCGCGGGACTGCTTGTCGTACTCGGTCGGAGCGGTCGGGCACACGGAATCTTCCACGCCACCGATTCCGGCGCCGCGACCCGGCTCGAACTGGCCCGCGAGATCTTCCGGACCCTGGGCGCGGACCCGGGACTGGTCCGGCGGGCGGCCCCCGGAGCGTTCGTCGGACCGGCCCCGCGGGCCGACTACACCGTGCTCGGCCACGACCGCTGGTCGGAGATCGGCGCGCCGCCCCCGCGTCCGTGGAAGCAGGCACTCCACCAGGCCCTGTCGGAGATGTTCCCGGAGCGGGTCGCCTCCGCAAAGCGATGA